The window CGACCGACTGCTCGCCGAGCGCGAGGCGGAGTCGACCGCGGGTGGTGCGCCGTGAAGGGGGTCGTCCTCGGCGGCGTCGCCTCCGGCGTCGGTAAGACCGTCGCGACGCTCGCGGCGATCCGCGCGCTCGAAGCCGCCGGGCACGCGGTCCAGCCGGCGAAGGCCGGTCCCGACTTCATCGACCCGAGCCACCACGAGCGCGTGGCGGGACGCCCCTCGCGGACGCTCGACCTGTGGCTGCAGGGCGAAGGGGGGCTCCGCCGGAACTACGCCCGCGGAGCGGGCGACGTCTGCGTCGTCGAGGGCGTGATGGGGCTGTACGACGGCGACAAGTCGAGCACGGCCGCGGTCGCCGAGGCGCTCGATCTCCCGGTCGCCCTCGTCGTCGACGCGAGCGCGGGGATGGAGAGCGTCGCCGCGACCGCGCTCGGCTTCCGGGCGTACGCCGAGCGCGCCGGGCGCGACGTCGACGTCGCCGGCGTGATCGCCCAGCGCGCGCACGGCGGGCGGCACGCGAACGGGATCCGCGAGGCGCTCCCGGAGGAGCTGGCCTACCTCGGCCGGATCCCGCCGAACGACGAGCTGGAGGTGCCGGAGCGGCACCTCGGGCTCCACATGGGCGAGGAGTCACCGATCGACGACGACGCGCTCGACGCGGCCGCGGAGGGGCTCCGAGTCGAGCAGCTGCTCGATATCGCGCGGGAGCCGGCGGGGACGACGGAGCCGGCGGGGGCGAGCGGGCCGACCGAGACCGCCGACGGCGACCGCCCCCGGGTCGCGGTCGCCCGCGACGAGGCCTTCCGGTTCGCGTACCCAACCACGATCGAGCGCCTGCGCGAACGGGCGACCGTCGAGCCGTTCGCGCCGACCGCGGGCGACCCCCTCCCGCCCTGCGACGGCGTCTACCTCCCCGGCGGCTACCCGGAGCTGCACGCCGCGGCGCTCGCGGAGAGCCCGGCGCTCGACGACCTCGCGACCGCGGCCGCCGAGGGGGTCCCCGTGCTCGGCGAGTGCGGCGGGCTGATGGCGCTCGCCGAGTCGCTGACGACCGTCGAGGGCGAGACGCACCCGATGGCGGGCGCCCTCCCGGCCGACGTGCGAATGCGCGACCGGTACCAAGCGCTCGACCACGTCGAGCTGCGGGCGCGTCGGGACGCGCCGACGGCGGCCGCGGGCGAAACCCTGCGCGGCCACGAGTTCCACTACTCCGACGCCGACGTCGCGGGCGACGCCCGGTTCGCCTTCGACGTGGAGCGCGGGACCGGGATCGACGGCGAGCACGACGGCCTGATCGAACACCGAACGCTCGGAACGTACTGTCACGTCCACCCCGAGAGCGGGGCGTTCGACGCGTTCCTCGACGGGCTGTGACCGTGGTCGCGCTCCTCCCCGCTCCCGCGATCGCCGGGGTCGCCCCCCTCCCCGCTCCCGTACTCGCCGCCCTCGCCGCCACCGCCGCGCTGGCAGTCGCGGTCGCGCTCGACCTCGCGGTCGCGGAGCCCCCGGGGCGGGTCCACCCCGTCGCGCTGTTCGGCTCGGTCGTCGACCGAGTCGACCGAGCGTGGTCACGCCCGCGGCTCGTCGGCGTCGCGGCCGCGATCGGACTCCCGCTCGCCGCCGCAGCGCTCGCTGGGGGCGTCGTTACGGTCGCCGCCGAGGTCGGAGCGCGGGCGGGCGCGGAGCTGAGATTCCTCGCCGTCCCCGTCGCCGGCGCGGTCCTCTTCTCGCTCCTCAGTCTCCGAATGTTACGCGAGGTCACCGCGGAGGTCGTCGCGCTGACCGAGAGCGACCCGGACGCGGCCCGCGAGTCGATCCGGGCCCTCGTGGGGCGCGACGCCGCCGATCTCTCGCCGGCGGCCCTCCGGAGCGCGGCCGTCGAGAGCGCGGCCGAGAACCTCGCCGACGGGTTCGTCGCCCCGCTGGCGGGGTTCGCGGGAGGTGCGACGGTCGGGCTGGCGGTCGCCCCGGCGGCGACCCTCCCGCTCGCCGCGGGGGTCGCCGGCGCGGCGTGGGTGAAGGCCGTGAACACGCTCGACTCGATGCTTGGCTACCGATCGAAGCCGGTCGGGCGGGCGAGCGCCCGGCTCGACGACGCCGTCATGTACCTCCCGGCCCGCGCGACCGCTGGCTGTCTCGCGGTCGCGGCCGGGTCGGTCGGAGCGCTCTCGCGGGCCCGGTCGTGGGCGCGGGAGCCGGGGTCCCCGAACTCCGGGTGGCCGATGGCGACCGCGGCCGCCGCGCTCGACGTGCGGCTGGCGAAGCCGGGCCACTACGCGCTCAACGCGGCCGCCGCGTCGCCGACCGTCGCCGACGCGGAGCGGGCGGTCCGGCTCGTCGGCGTCGCCGGCGCGGTCGCCGTCGCGGGGACGGCGGGGTGGGTGCTCGCGGTCGGGTGGCTGTTGTCTGGCGATTCGGTGCTTCCCCCCGCGGGGGTGGTCGGATGACCGCGACTGCGCTCGCGCTCCGGGGCGCGCTCGGCTTCCTCACCCGGATCCCGGTCGGCCGCGACGAGGCGGAATGGGAGGCGTTCGCGGGGGCGCCGTGGACGCTCCCGGTCGTGGGCTACCTCGTCGGCGGGCTCGTCGCGCTCCCGCTCCTCGCGCCCGTCCCCGCGCCGACGGTCGCGCTGGCGTTCCCCCTCGCCGTCTACGCCGTCACCGGGATCACCCACCTCGACGGCGTGGCCGACCTCGGCGACGCGGCGGTCGTCCACGGCGGTCCGGACGAGCGCCGCGAGGTCATGAAGGACTCCGCGCTCGGCGTCGGCGGGACGGTCGCGCTCGTCGCCGTCGTCCTCGGGCTGGCGACCGCCGCGCTCGGGCTGGCGGAGGCCGCGAGTGCCGCCGGGACGCCGGGCGTTCGCGACCGGCTCGGCACCGCGGTCGGGGTCGTCGTCGCCGCCGAGGTCGGCGCAAAGGCCGCGACCGCGACGCTCGTCTGCGTCGGCGACGCGGCCCACGAGGGGCTCGGGTCCGCGCTCACGGGGGAGGTCGACGCCGGGGCCGCGCTCCCGGTCCTCGCGCTCGCGGCGCCGGCGGCGCTGCTCGCGTGGCCGCGGCTCCTCCCGGGGGTCGCCGCGCTCCTCGCCGCACTGGCGACGGCGTGGCTGCTCCGGCGGTGGGCCCGGCGGCGGCTCGGCGGCGTCTCCGGGGACGTGCTCGGCGCGACGAACGAGCTCGCGCGGGTCGCCGCGCTGCACGCGGGGGTGATCGCGTGGACGCGCTTCTGATGTGCGGCGGCCGCGGCACCCGCCTCGGCGGAGCCACGGAGAAACCGATGACCCCGATCGGGAGGCGGCCGATGGTCGACCGCGTGTGCGACGCGCTCGCCAGGAGCCGCGTCGAGGCGACGCACGCGGTCGTCTCGCCGCACGCGTCGGCGACACGCGAACACCTCGTCGACGGGCGGAGGGATCTCCCCGTGATCGACGCCCCGGGCGACGGCTACGTCGCTGACCTGCGGTACGCAATAGAGCGGGTCGGGGCGGGCGACGCGGCCGCTCGACCCTTCGTAACTGTCGCCGCCGATCTCCCACTCCTCGACCCCGCGGCCGTGAACGGCGTGATCGACGCCGCTCGAGCCGCCGGCGACGACGACGCGCCGGCGTCGCTCACGGTCTGCGTTCCCGCGGCGCGCAAGCGCGAGCTCGGTGTCAGCGCCGACGCGGCGACAGAGATCGACGGCCGCGAGGTCGTTCCCGCCGGGATCAACGTCGTCGCGGGCGAGGAGGACGGCGGGAGCGACGGGGAGACCGAAAGCGACGACGGCGACGCCGCCGTCCACGTCACCGAGGACGCGCGGCTCGCCGTCAACGTCAACTACCCGTCGGACGTTCGGGTCGCCGAGCGGCTCCTCGCCGACGGGGAGGCCGACGACTGACCGACGCTCCGAGACCACACCCATGAACCTCGACGACGCCACCGACCTCGACCGCGCGCCCCACGGGAGCAGCGACGACCCCTCCCTGCTAGACTTCTCCGCGAACACCAACCCCGAAGTTCCGGCGGGCGTCGAGGCGGTCTACCGCGAGGCGTTCGCCGACGCGCGGTCGTACCCCGCGGAGCCGCCGGCGGCGTTCCGGGCGACCGCGGCCGACTACGTCGGCTGCGACCCGGACTCGGTCGTCCCGACGCCCGGCGGGCTCGCCGCGATCCGGGCCGCGGTCGCGCTCGCG is drawn from Halorubrum sp. CBA1229 and contains these coding sequences:
- the cobS gene encoding adenosylcobinamide-GDP ribazoletransferase, translated to MTATALALRGALGFLTRIPVGRDEAEWEAFAGAPWTLPVVGYLVGGLVALPLLAPVPAPTVALAFPLAVYAVTGITHLDGVADLGDAAVVHGGPDERREVMKDSALGVGGTVALVAVVLGLATAALGLAEAASAAGTPGVRDRLGTAVGVVVAAEVGAKAATATLVCVGDAAHEGLGSALTGEVDAGAALPVLALAAPAALLAWPRLLPGVAALLAALATAWLLRRWARRRLGGVSGDVLGATNELARVAALHAGVIAWTRF
- a CDS encoding cobyrinic acid a,c-diamide synthase; amino-acid sequence: MKGVVLGGVASGVGKTVATLAAIRALEAAGHAVQPAKAGPDFIDPSHHERVAGRPSRTLDLWLQGEGGLRRNYARGAGDVCVVEGVMGLYDGDKSSTAAVAEALDLPVALVVDASAGMESVAATALGFRAYAERAGRDVDVAGVIAQRAHGGRHANGIREALPEELAYLGRIPPNDELEVPERHLGLHMGEESPIDDDALDAAAEGLRVEQLLDIAREPAGTTEPAGASGPTETADGDRPRVAVARDEAFRFAYPTTIERLRERATVEPFAPTAGDPLPPCDGVYLPGGYPELHAAALAESPALDDLATAAAEGVPVLGECGGLMALAESLTTVEGETHPMAGALPADVRMRDRYQALDHVELRARRDAPTAAAGETLRGHEFHYSDADVAGDARFAFDVERGTGIDGEHDGLIEHRTLGTYCHVHPESGAFDAFLDGL
- a CDS encoding NTP transferase domain-containing protein; its protein translation is MCGGRGTRLGGATEKPMTPIGRRPMVDRVCDALARSRVEATHAVVSPHASATREHLVDGRRDLPVIDAPGDGYVADLRYAIERVGAGDAAARPFVTVAADLPLLDPAAVNGVIDAARAAGDDDAPASLTVCVPAARKRELGVSADAATEIDGREVVPAGINVVAGEEDGGSDGETESDDGDAAVHVTEDARLAVNVNYPSDVRVAERLLADGEADD
- a CDS encoding CobD/CbiB family cobalamin biosynthesis protein, whose translation is MAGVAPLPAPVLAALAATAALAVAVALDLAVAEPPGRVHPVALFGSVVDRVDRAWSRPRLVGVAAAIGLPLAAAALAGGVVTVAAEVGARAGAELRFLAVPVAGAVLFSLLSLRMLREVTAEVVALTESDPDAARESIRALVGRDAADLSPAALRSAAVESAAENLADGFVAPLAGFAGGATVGLAVAPAATLPLAAGVAGAAWVKAVNTLDSMLGYRSKPVGRASARLDDAVMYLPARATAGCLAVAAGSVGALSRARSWAREPGSPNSGWPMATAAAALDVRLAKPGHYALNAAAASPTVADAERAVRLVGVAGAVAVAGTAGWVLAVGWLLSGDSVLPPAGVVG